One window of Syngnathus typhle isolate RoL2023-S1 ecotype Sweden unplaced genomic scaffold, RoL_Styp_1.0 HiC_scaffold_97, whole genome shotgun sequence genomic DNA carries:
- the LOC133148511 gene encoding lamin-A-like has translation MSASKKRKRPKDSEGLSLPRPNIAQQVTVDEQQVTVDEQQVTLDEVDSYGKYVRLRNTVDEDQNLGNWQVKLQIGSSAPIVFKFAAEFILKAHESVTIWAADAGRNHNPPSDLVWETQSNWGPVGQVHFTLINANGEEIRMSKATGARLEDDDGNSTSTVG, from the exons atgtcggccagcaaaaagaggaaacgtccgaaggacagcgagggtttgagcttgcCTCGACCTAatatcgcccagcaggtcactgtggatgagcagcaggtcactgtggatgagcagcaggtcactctggatgaggtggactcgtacggcaaatatgtcagacttcgcaatacagttgatgag gatcagaatttggggaactggcaggtgaagctccagattggatcttctgctcccatcgtattcaagtttgccgcagaattcatcctgaaggcccacgagagtgtcacg atctgggcggctgacgctggccgaaaccacaatcctccctctgatctagtctgggagacacagtccaactggggacccgtaggccaggtccactttaccttgatcaacgccaacggagag gaaataaggatgagcaaagccactggcgcacgtttggaagatgatgatggaaattccacttccaccgtgggatag
- the LOC133148510 gene encoding lamin-B2-like, with product MILTESFLDQQKQIRKMATPENTPQDAYNELRAIYKTELAKARAALVLEATERERLQVELSKLRIDFDELEARDTKKESDLAKARAALVSEATERKRLQVEFSKLKIDFDELEARDTKKESNLAKARAALDSEATERERLQVKLSKLKIDFDELEARDTKKESDLAKARAALDSEATERERLQVKLSKLKIDFDELERI from the exons ATGATACTGACTGAGTCTTTTCTGGATCAACAGAAGCAAATTCGAAAAATGGCAACCCCAGAAAACACTCCTCAAGATGCATACAATGAGCTGAGGGCCATTTACAAGACGgagctggcgaaagcccgtgcggctctggtcttagaggccacagagcgtgaacgtctgcaggtggagttgtccaagctgaggattgattttgacgagctggaagcaag ggacacgaagaaagaatccgatctggctaaagcccgtgcggctctggtctcagaggccacagagcgtaaacgtctgcaggtggagttttccaagctgaagattgattttgacgagctggaagcaag ggacacgaagaaagaatccaatctggcgaaagcccgtgcggctctggactcagaggccacagagcgtgaacgtctgcaggtgaagttgtccaagctgaagattgattttgacgagctggaagcaag ggacacgaagaaagaatccgatctggcgaaagcccgtgcggctctggactcagaggccacagagcgtgaacgtctgcaggtcaagttgtccaagctgaagattgattttgacgagctggaa cgcatttga
- the LOC133148519 gene encoding ATP-dependent RNA helicase DDX19A-like, translating into MNWRFRLAVIEQMGKNYPEVKLVYAIRGNRLQRGVKLQEQIIIGTPGTMLDWCSKLKFIDPEKIQVFVLDEADVMIATQGHKDQSIRIQRMLPRNCQMLLFSATFEETVWDFARRVVPDPNIIKLKREEETLDTIKQYYVLCNSKEEKFEALCNIYGAITIAQAMIFCHTRKTAGWLAGELSKENHQVALLSGEMQVEQRAAVIERFRNGKEKVLVTTNVCARGEGPMQDNYEICRYLTII; encoded by the exons atgaactggcgcttcagactggcagttattgagcagatgggcaaaaactaccctgaagtcaaactagtttacgccatacgaggaaataggc TGCAGCGAGGCGTGAAGCTTCAGGAACAGATAATCATTGGCACGCCCGGCACCATGCTGGACTGGTGCAgcaaattgaagttcattgatcccgagaagattcaggtgtttgtgctggatgaggccgatgtcatgatcgcaacgcagggtcacaaagaccagagtattcgcatccagag gatgctgcccagaaactgccagatgttgctgttctcagctacgtttgaggagaccgtgtgggacttcgccaggcgcgtcgtgcctgacccaaatatcatcaaattgaaaagagaggaggagacgctggatactatcaagcagtactatgtgttgtgcaacagcaaggaggaaaagtttgaagccctgtgcaacatctatggcgccatcaccatagcccaggctatgattttctgccat acaaggaagaccgcaggctggctggcgggagagctttccaaagagaaccaccaggtggcgctgcttagcggggagatgcaagtagagcagagggcagctgtcattgaacgcttccggaatggaaaggagaaggtgcttgtcaccacaaatgtctgtgccagaggtgagggacccatgcaagataattatgaaatatgtagatatttaacaattatttag